Part of the Vigna unguiculata cultivar IT97K-499-35 chromosome 3, ASM411807v1, whole genome shotgun sequence genome, AATTCTCCCATTCCTTCAATCACTGTCTGGTTTATCTCTTCATCACGGGAGAAGTGGAAAGAAGGGTCTTCCTGTGCAAGCTTGATTAAACCAGTTGCCATCTTGTCAACATCAGCTTTAGTCTTGGGTTCAATTGCAACCTTAATGACAGGATCAGGGAAGTCCATCCGTTCGAGCATGATTGGACTATCAGGGTCACACAATGTTTCACCTGTTATAGTATCTTTCAAACCTGCAAGAGCGATAATATCACCTGCCAAAGCTACTTTAACATCCTCTCTGCTGTTTGCATGCATTTCTAGAAGTCTACCAATTCTCTCCTTTTTCCCTTTGTTTGCATTGAGTACGTAAGACCCAGCACTTAGCTTTCCAGCATACACCCTGACAAATGTAAGGGAGCCAACAAATGGATCACTCATGATCTTGAAAGCTAATCCAGCAAAAGGTTCATCATCACTTGCTACCCTCTCTATTGTCACTTCGGGGTTTTCTGGGTCACTGCCCTTCATTGCAGGCAAGTCAAGTGGTGATGGTAGATAATCAACTACAGCATCGAGCAACGGTTGGACACCCTTGTTTTTGAAAGCCGAACCACACATCACTGGGACAAAACTGGCTGATATGGTTCCCttcctaattaatttttttatagtttccTCATCCGGCTCAATTCCTTCCAGGTAGTTCTCCATAGCCTGGTCATCTAACTCAACTATGGTTTCTATCAGCTGGGATCGGTAATCCTGAGCCAGTTCTTGAAGATCTTCCGGAATATCTACAATCTCAAACTTGGCACCCAGCTCTTCTCCTGACCAAACTATAGCTTTCATCCTAACAAGGTCTATAACTCCCTTAAAACTATCTTCCGAACCAATTGGTAACTGAATTACAAGTGGTTTAGCACCTAAATTTGTTACTATCATGTCTCTTGTTCGATAAAAGTTTGCTCCAAGACGGTCCATTTTGTTGACAAAACAAATTCGTGGAACCCCATATTTGTCTGCCTGCCTCCACACAGTCTCTGATTGTGGTTCCACACCAGCAACACTATCAAACAAGCATATAGCTCCATCCAACACCCTGAGAGCACGCTCCACTTCTAAGGTGAAGTCGACATGACCAGGAGTATCAATAATGTTGATCCGGTGCTTATTCCAAAATGTAGTGGTTGCAGCAGAAGTAATGGTAATCCctctttcttgttcttgttcCATCCAGTCCATGGTTGCAGTTCCCTCATGCACTTCTCCAATTTTGTAGTTCCTTCCAGTATAATACAAAACTCGTTCAGTCGTAGTAGTCTTTCCAGCATCTATGTGAGCCATGATACCTATGTTACGATAATCCTTCAATGGAACACTCCTCTTTGTGTCTGGAAGCAAAGTTAAAAAGGGTCATTTCCAAAAGGATGAAAGAAAGCCAACCACATTTCATAGTCCTACAGAATAAAATTGGACCAAAATCCGAAAAACCGGTACCTTTAAAGACACCTTATCTCACTTAAATTCTCAATTGAACACACAAATAACGGTTTTCTCCCTTATATCACAACTTAAACCAAATTCAAGAATAACACAAATATTAAGCATGATACGAAATTGAAAGCCAACCACATTTCATAGTCTTACAGAATAAAATTGGaccagaaaaacaaaaaaacattacctTTAAAGACACCTTATCTCACTTCAAATCTCAATTGAACACACAAATAACGGTTTTCTCCCTAATATCACAACCGAGGCCGAAATTCAAGAATAACACAAATATTAAGCATGCATGatacaaaattgaaacaaaccCAAAAAGCGGAAATTGTAGAAAAAGAAGTTTCATTCATTTCGATTTCCCTCAATAAACCAAGTCCACATTCAAAACATTAGAGTAGTCGCGAAGCAGAAAGGAAgttggaaaaattaaataaaagaaattattagaGAAAAGGAGATGAATACCATCAGCGGCCATGGCGAAAACAGAAAAGGGTCTTCTGGGAGCGTGTTGGCGTGGAAAGGGAGTATTGGAGTTAATGCGTGTGCTCCCGAAAAAGTGTGAGAGGGAAGAGGAAGTGAGAGAATGAGAGGGTCGAGGGCGAAAACCCATGAAGCGAAGCGGAGAGAGAGGGGTTGGTCTTCTCTGAGACCCATTGAGGTTGCAAAGAGTGGTGGTGGCCACCCTCAATGATGACTCTGCCGCCATATTTTGAGCTTCTTCTCGTCCTCTGTTCTGTTCTGTTACAGTGTTTGAGATAAACAAACCCACACACACTCACCCTGGCCTCAAGTTTTCGGTAAGGCCTAGGAACAAGATAGTGTCTTCTATTCCCCtgcactttatatatataaaagaaatcatttattaaggtatatataaaattatagctTTTTCTATTTTACGAATTTAAGCTTCAccagaaataaatataaaaatttattaatttaatatttgagaGAACAGGAAATGGTGTGCTCCGGTGTCTTAATGACCTACAAAATATGCAATTAGCTTACATGGTTTTAGTTTTTAGCTATCTATTTTTCATGGTTGGAAAATAAAGGCAACGTGGATAACAATTAGCCCTCTTCTTTGAGTAGGGTTCTCTTTCCAAAGGATTGAACTCATCATGGCCTTATACGAACCACTAGTTATCACAACATATTGCCATTTTCCTTTATCTTTACTTTACTggttttaaacatttttaaattttattgttcattagagtattttataaaatataaaatcagaaAAGAGACTTACAAAATAAGAATGAAATCTAAAATCAAACAATAATAAAGTTCAATTAATAATGGACAATGTATTGAGAAAGAACCGTTAGATATAttgtcaatatttttaaaaggtgtcacgtataatttattcattagaATCTTTTCTTTTACACTTATACCATGTACTTTTATTTCACACCtagatttctttttatttttcttaaatttctttgaattttgtcttctgacattttttttatacaaaagttGACACTCCAGTTACTTTAAGAATAATACATCTTAAATAAAATAGCTTCGCAACTCTTTTAGTCACAAAATTATGtagcatttaaaaaatatatgagaagAAAGAGAATCCATCTATCAAACTAAATATTTACATATCATATCTTGATCATGCATCATTCTATTTAAAAGATAACCGGACTGATTAAACATTCATTGTTTTGGAggttatatgttttataattatttgttgataaaaaatatttaaaaattacttaattatatttatttactaaggtttaaaataaatttaaagtatttttctGAAGTTTCGACATAAATTTCTTTCTAATTCAGTGAAGGTTAAAATAATTTCCATTAGTTACATTCATTTCTATGGGTTATATTAATATGtagtaaataatatttgttaaatactattttttttcgtAGTAAAAACTTTTCTTCAGCTAAGGGCTAAGGGTGATCATAATGGTAACgaataagatttttaaaaatttaaatgtagaTTCAATGAAATAGATTGGatccaatattttaattagataaattaaatttaacttttcttttaatctaatttaaattgaattaaatttagatGAAATccaatttaagaattaaattaaatccaacaaaatttatataacataCCTGATTATTAGGTTTGTTAGACATGAACTAAGGTAACTCGACTTAACATAAACTTAGAATAACTCATGTTGACCTGGATTTGAGCACAAAtcaacttgacttgatttggagTCATGTTGACTCGGCTCCATCTTTTATCTCAGGCTAACTCGATTTGACATTCAACTTAGGCAAACTTGATTTTACGTAGACCAATTCGGCTTGGCCTTTATCTTGAGTTGATTCGACTCAATCTTTGATCCAGATCAATTTTGTTTGACCTTAGACCTTAATCAACTTGATTCAACCTGGTCAATCACCTTAACTTGAGTTTAAcacactttaattttaaattttcaaaaatccaaaaaaaaatgatcCAATCTAAATTTGAACcaaatccaaaaaataattcaatctaAATTTGATCCAAAATCCAATTAATTGACTTgacttaaaattcaaaattatggattttaatttagaataaatctatttaaataaacttaaaataatataaatttaaattattataaattgaatttcatttgaatttttttgtccaTCCTTTGCTTCCACATTTAGCATGTTCCAAAGATAATacatactactaaaaaaattcatattttctgctaattttgttttgatttttttttgtaggaaatacttataaattttgttatgaaaaaaaaattgcagggAATTGctgtcaaattttttataaaatattttgtataaaacacttttcgcaaccaattttgtaggaaatatttataaattttataattttacaaaaaataattatccacgaaaGAATTACTTGTCAATTAacattcttagaaaaaatagcaaaagAAAGTTTtcattgtaaattattttaacaaatttataaaaaaatttccatGAGAATTTTAAGTAGTGATACGTGTATGTATCATGGAAGATCAACTACACTCGGTCTCCCGTTTACAAAGGAAGGTTGCTGTTATTGGTTAATAAAAACCAATAAGCGTAGTGAACAACTATGGGGTTTGAGGCAAAGACATAGCCACAAATTTATTAATCAGGAATACAATTGAAGCACAACAATTATATTGCCCACTTACACTTACACAGCATGCATATGCATTGCAGAGGGCATAATGAACATACGAAAGCAGGAAAATAATGGAAGAAACGAATGTTTTAAGCAGACATGATCATGGCGTCTGAGTGTGGTAGTTGGAGGCCAAGCGATTAACCAATGCAAGAGCATTAGTGGTGACATGAGAAGCATCCAGAAGCTTATGTTTGATGGAAGACTTGAAACTAGCATCAGTAATGCTGCCAATACACGTGTCCTGATCAGTGATAGCAGCACTAACCCAACTCTGAACATTGCTCACGTGCAACCGTGAATCCTTCCCCTTCGGATTACCCAGCAGGTCCAGCTCCTTCACCGATCGGTTAAGACTATCCACGCTATAATTCATGTTCTCTATGCAATCTCGCACCGCTTTCAGCTCTCTTGCTTTCAGTTCCTTCGCCTTCTCCATTTCCTTAAGAGACGATACGCATGATACAATCTTCGATACGCTCGCGCTCAGCGCAGCGCTCGTTAGTGCTTGCTCGCTCTTCCCAATCTTGCTGCCGTAGCCTGAGAGCGTTTTAACGCACGCCACCTGGTACCTTGTCTCCTTGCATGAGGACTTGATGAAGTCTGTTGCCGCAGTTTCGGATCCCACGGTGCTAGACGTGTGAAGGAGCAGATTTAGAATCAGCAGAGAAAGCCACAGAAGCTTTGTTGCCATGGTTATGATTTTGTGAACAATGGAGTCTTAGGATGATGAATGTAGTAGTAAAAGATGGCAATTTGATGGTCCCTTATGTAGTGGTGAAAATTGAAGCACAGTAATTAGGTTGTGTATGTGTCTCCCTGCCTAACACTGATTTACCATCTCTCCTCCACGCCTCCACGCCATTGACTCACTTTGCTTCTCATATTGGATTGGGACCAAATCGAAAAACGAAGAATAAAATGAGATTAAATATTGTCTGAATAAGAAAAGattaaataagttatttcatgacatattaaaaaactaatgcTTATAACGTTAATCGCGTTAGATTTTCTCAGAATTGAGCAATGATTCAAATGATCCTTCTTGATTTCTAAATTGAAATCACATATAAGGGGATGAAACTGGAGAAATTAAATTACACGATCTGAGATTTCATGCTATAATTCTACCGCATTATGCCTATATTATTTATCTAACAAAATCAAACACATCGTCATCTTGTAAGGTCAGAAAACATTGTACCAAGTACTGTGTATAAGGTGACATAACTATGTGTTGATCATGCCATCACCAAAATAATCACAGCgattattttcaaacaaattacATTTGGTGAAAATTATTAGattgagaaaaaatataaataaaaaaagatagagagaaaaataattgatactCACTAGAGAGAACAATGAGAAAATTGATTTGACTGCAATATGAAGTAGAACAGAGGGATacgaaataaaattaagtttgggAAGATAAGTGACTTGTTGAAACCTCAGAGAAAGGTATCCATTGTTATatactatttcaattttaaaggtTATATATACTATTTAAATTAATGAACATGAAACTTGTCATGGAGAAGAAAGTGGTTTGAACGAGAGATAAACATGCTGATCAATTTGATACAAGAGATTGAAGTACTTTGTATAGAGATAggaaaaatgaatggatatgaAACGATgaagaaatagaaatatatatgtGGCTAAATCAgcatataaaagattaaaaatagagTGCATTTGGACAAAATACAAGAAACTCTAAGAAATTAAGAATGAGACACACTTTTCATGTGCTCACCAGCCTTGGATGCATAGAATTAGGACATGAGTATATAAATAGACATAAATCTGGTACACACTATGCTATATAGTATTAATATGCTATAAACATCTAGAAATCGAAGATGAagatatgttatattttttgtctGCTGCACTAAATGTCATGTCATAGAAAATTAATGGTATGGTACTATTGGAAGTAAAATAAGGGCTTATATTTATGATTCTCAAACGATGCTTACAAAAAGATAggtaaattgaaaaaataatttgggaAGAGAAGAAAGCTTCAAAATGAAGATgtgaaaagaataagaaaaatacatgtcttatttttcattttgcattttcaACACGTTGAAGTCCAAATCATAAAGCAGACATAACCTTAACAATCATGTGAAACCTTCAAAAGTCCAATGGAGATTTGAACATGATAAAAACACAGATCGGACAGAAAAACAACCAATTGTGTGCATTCAAATTTAGTTCAAGTTCGGTACATATGGCCCAATTTCAGACTTTAGCCCtacttatattgtttttttataaccagCTGGGGCTACTTGTTTAgaattaattaaactatttttccTTCTTGTTCATGGCCAGTAAAAATGACAATCTTTAATCGTGTTTCTAAATTGAATATCTAACTTCAATCTTTAATTAGTATgcacaaatatcaaattatttatatgctTTAATCTCCTTGTGTAGCTGAAGGACACAACGTTCAAAGtaaagacaaaaacaaaaggtttatggtttatttgtataaattccTCTCTGTGCACTTttaagaagatgaagaaaataataagtTTGTTCATTGGTGTGTTGGCGCCAATTGCTGCGCAATTGcatgaagaaataaaataaatcatattttaaaagccAAAGGAAAGTGAATGCAATTTAGGTTCCATCTTTGGTATTTGGCCACAACAACAAGGCAACTTGTTTTACAAGCTTCCTCCAATATTCCTTACtgttaaatattaataacaaatgaGTCTCTCCTTTGTAATATTCAAATTCGTTTTAATTGATCGGATATAATTATGGGTACGAGTAAAGATTGacatttacatatttattcattcttgtcttcttttttaatactttttttatcagTTTTAGATggtttaacaaatttatattaatttttagaacTGTCAAAACGGGTATTCTGACCCGACTCGGCTCGACCCatcgggttgatgatttagtgagccaacccaacccgactcaccttttagcgagccaaaaaaattcgaacccggcCTGATCCATTATAgattggcgggttaaacgggttggctcacgagttcccttaattaaaaaaaatattatttttttattttttttcagtcaaaactaaattgtaattctaattaaaatctaaataaactttaatacaatccaaatacaaaccaaaataaaaaaaaattacaaattatttatgtgttcgataaaaaaacaacctaacatgacccaaatataaagcccaacttaattaaaaaaataaaaacacttgtgtgatcCTTTTATCTACGGGTTGGTGAGCTAACCCGGcttcaacccggatgagccggGTTCTAAATGAGTCGGGttaaaaatcaacccgtattaaaatttctaaaaatatttcaacccaaacccgtggtgagccgggttggctcgtgggttccaacccattttgacagctgtattaatttttaaggttaaatatgttttcggtctttaactttaactttaacttacagtaaaaattggaattagtctctcttcaaaattttggctCAATTTAGTCTCCTAACTTTAGGATTGCATGAATCTaatcattttaaacaatttttgttaaatttatttgacgttataaatgcatttcatgatagtttcttagctaacattggaaaaaaaaaattgttaaacaagataaacaattcaaatgctatcataaaatacgtttaaaatattagataaatttaataaaatttggttggTTGAGAGGACTAAAATTTGAATGTTGAGAGGcaaaaaacatatattcaaccataattttttatttcttttagttaGTTTCCTAACTTAGTTCTAAAAaacatatttcttatttttattttttttataattatttaaagttgattcaattattatttaatatttttttatttatttaattgttataccattacaatttttatatttaatattagaaaaaatatgtaTCCTATCAATATTCAATATatgtatttatctttttataataacaagaaaaaatgttattattattataatcataaaaataaaataaatattttttacaatttgactatagataaattttgttattttataggTAAGTTTTTTAtagacatttattttaattgaatagttgattaaatttagaaaattaatcaaataaaagaaatagttaatttttgaaaaaatattcatgataaaattgataaagtaatttttttaatttaataaaaaatttataaattgaaaaaagaaatatgcataccaaaacaaaatttctggtataaataataatatatttttttctgtagatttattttataaaagtatatttattaattttaaaaattataaaaaaataaaaataaatatacttattttctgaaataaataaaaattaaacaaaagtttcatcctcatttaaaataagaattaggccaaataaagttttacttcaaaaataaatactaaaatttttaatgacATTTCTacattatatgattaaatatgtcttcattcttatatttagacatagtaaaatttattaatattttaaacttaaatatatttttatctttaaactttaaaaataaataaatattatcttttaaaaaattaattttctttttgactttttaaaaaatattataaactgacattcaaaactaaaacataattataaaatataatgtgtTTAACGTGCCAAACAAATTTtaacacatttaaatttaaaaaattatatctattatttttgaaatttaatttagaaatcaacACTATAATTGATAActataattgataataagagAATCAAATAGATAAAGTTGTCACATTAAGATAAAGTTATTTATTGTAACTATTGTACTTATTTAAAAGCAGTGAAATGATAAAGTCAAGTTATATGATAACAGAAAACTATTTTATAACGGGTTTGACCATAATTATTACAATCTGACCGCACGAATCCGTTTAAACCTTTTACATAAAtagaaattttcaaaatcagtgtGAACGTGTCAATAACCTACTAAACCGGTACAAAACCAATCGAGAATTGCTGAAAAAAtttatctagttttttttttttcttatatatatatatatatatataaatttgctATTGATAATTAACATtgttatagtttattaaaattaaaatttgtacatttaattaaacttatataaatacttattaagaaattataaaatgataagtacaaaatttattttacaagtaAGTATTGTTTTGTGTAAGGGTGTCAAAGTGTGATCTGAATCCCATTTGTAGAATGATTGACTTAGAATATGAGTATGGGTATTGCCTGAATCCGTCCCCGTTTTAACGGAGAattcccgcattgactgggtatggggaattcccgactttttcaattaggtatggggatggttatggggatgtacatatctccGCCATAATACTCGTTCCCGTCATATCTCcgtcatcatttaaattattaaaatattcacaattaattaagtaaccttatatatatatatatatatatatatatatatatatatatatatattcaattttttatttcttctaattatttggtt contains:
- the LOC114178010 gene encoding elongation factor G-2, chloroplastic, producing the protein MAAESSLRVATTTLCNLNGSQRRPTPLSPLRFMGFRPRPSHSLTSSSLSHFFGSTRINSNTPFPRQHAPRRPFSVFAMAADDTKRSVPLKDYRNIGIMAHIDAGKTTTTERVLYYTGRNYKIGEVHEGTATMDWMEQEQERGITITSAATTTFWNKHRINIIDTPGHVDFTLEVERALRVLDGAICLFDSVAGVEPQSETVWRQADKYGVPRICFVNKMDRLGANFYRTRDMIVTNLGAKPLVIQLPIGSEDSFKGVIDLVRMKAIVWSGEELGAKFEIVDIPEDLQELAQDYRSQLIETIVELDDQAMENYLEGIEPDEETIKKLIRKGTISASFVPVMCGSAFKNKGVQPLLDAVVDYLPSPLDLPAMKGSDPENPEVTIERVASDDEPFAGLAFKIMSDPFVGSLTFVRVYAGKLSAGSYVLNANKGKKERIGRLLEMHANSREDVKVALAGDIIALAGLKDTITGETLCDPDSPIMLERMDFPDPVIKVAIEPKTKADVDKMATGLIKLAQEDPSFHFSRDEEINQTVIEGMGELHLEIIVDRLKREFKVEANVGAPQVNYRESISKIAEVKYVHKKQSGGQGQFADITVRFEPMDPGSGYEFKSEIKGGAVPKEYIPGVMKGLEECMSNGVLAGFPVVDVRAVLVDGSYHDVDSSVLAFQLAARGAFREGVRKAGPRMLEPIMKVEVVTPEEHLGDVIGDLNSRRGQINSFGDKPGGLKVVDALVPLAEMFQYVSTLRGMTKGRASYTMQLAMFDVVPQHIQNQLASKEQEVAA
- the LOC114179325 gene encoding 21 kDa protein-like, coding for MATKLLWLSLLILNLLLHTSSTVGSETAATDFIKSSCKETRYQVACVKTLSGYGSKIGKSEQALTSAALSASVSKIVSCVSSLKEMEKAKELKARELKAVRDCIENMNYSVDSLNRSVKELDLLGNPKGKDSRLHVSNVQSWVSAAITDQDTCIGSITDASFKSSIKHKLLDASHVTTNALALVNRLASNYHTQTP